The stretch of DNA caaaactccatgacaacccacaaagagcgtgtgcatactttcacattctcaaaacaagtcttcctgtatcataaagaaaaagtgcctaactcaagaaacgagatcggcagttttgcttacgttactgtggcaatggtttcctatggtctgagagtttgtactctctaacacatgatagatacccttccagtagcttcccctgtagcttcactacagaaatgcctatcgctgagataggtatttttcttatgaccTTGACATCATTTTCACAGGACTAATTCTGGCGGGTGCAGATTTGCATACAACACCTGAAAATACCAGAAATGATGGGTTTAAAGATTGTTTCTTCCTGAAAACACGGGCTCATTATATCATATCTGGACAGGCTTGTACAGAAGAATCCATCTCTCCACTGGGACACATACCCCAAATCAACATGTTgagtgctctctgtgcagagtgggaatgtgCTGATCAATTGATTTCTTGGACACTAGCGgcaatctgtgtgtgtctcacgctttccttctttgccactactaaagcaaacgtgtgcaagactGTATGTTAAGAACGGAATCAAACTCACAATCGTCCCTCTAAAAgctaaaaaatgcacacataGCTCTCATTCCTCCTACTTTAACTCATTTTTTCTCTTCTTCAAATTCTttaaaagatacagactgtgacgtcattcgcACATAACGAGACGTcgttcatagttgttcggtcattTCCGTCAAAGAAGTAGATATCTCCACAATCAAGAGTTTTCTTCTACACTTGATAAGTcaatgtctaactcagcctgacggcttcgttagacatcAACGTAATCACGTGTGGAAGAAAACATCTGTCACAGAcaaagtctgaatagcaggtaatataTCTATTCATCAAAGAATCTCAGAGTGGTCTTTTACACCGGTGGTTGCTGTGGAACGATGAAGTATGTAGAGAAAAATGTGTCCAGGATCGTGTGGAGTTGTTGTTTTGCACAGGTGGTTGTTATTGAGAGGTGGTTGGCAGGGCAGGTGTGACTGTATGCTTTGCCTTTACTATTCATTTAACTTAGCTCATTGGGATTTACTTTGGTGTTCTTTGCAgattgatgatgttgatgacgaTGAAACACAGTGCATCATCGCCAACCTGATTTGGGAGGTAAGGAGACAAGAACATGTATACACAttttcgaggggggggggggggggggggggagcctgCCTCCAGACCACCTTAGCATACCATATTTCTTCGACTATGTCCAATCCGAATTTTATCAATGGGGTTCAATTACCCAAATTAAAATCTTTAGAGCGTTATGAAATACATGTAAATACTAAATGTTCCATCCAAATTTTATGAATGGGGTCAAATGGCCCAAATTACAACTTTTAGAGCGTTatgaagtacatgtacatgccgTGGAGAAAGTTATCACTAGCTGCGTAGAATGAGCAGATACCAAGGAAGAGTTTTATAACTTTCCTGTGTTAGAATCATTCCCAATCTAACCCTGAAAACAATGAATTGCAAATTTGTGTACCTTATGTTGAATGTCATGATATTTAGAAAATTCTCAAATGGGATCTGGCATAAAGTGTACACAGTATCATACATGTTGTGTGATCTTTGGTAGCTAACATAAAGTGTACACAGTATCATACATGTTGTGTGATCTTTGGTAGCTAACATAAAGTGTACACAATATCATACATGTTGCGTGATCTTTGGTAGCTAACATAAAGTGTACACAGTATCGTACATGTTGTGTGATCTTTGGTAGCTAACATAAAGTGTACACAGTATCATACATGTTGTGTGATCTTTGGTAGCTAACATAAAGTGTACACAGTATCATACATGTTGTGTGATCTTTGGTAGCTAACATAAAGTGTACACAGTATCATACATGTTGTGTGATCTTTGGTAGCTAACATTTTCAACGAAAGGTCTCTCAGACAACATTGTGAATAAAGATCAGTAGCTGCCAGGATTATAATATGTTGATAAGTACACGCGTTATCATCCATTATATATGCAGGCAAAAATACCTTCCTCCCTTTGAACCTGAGCTATAGGTATCCGTGTCTGATATGGACACATCAGCTTTTTACATTGACTTTGAGGCTGTAGGCATTACTCCTTAAGTGAACATTATTTTCCCTTCTTCTCTTACGTCTGCAAAACTGATATCATTTTCTAAAATGTgcgttatacagtggaaccccccttttaagacctccaataatctgagaaaattcagtcttaaaaaggagggagtcttaaaaggggggtaattttacagaggttatgaacagaaagtctgagaaaacaaagtctttaaaaggagggagtcttaaattgggggctcttataggggggttccactgtatcagatTTAGCAAACCGTATGTCCTATGTTTTGACTATTTTCTACTCTCATGTCTGATTATGTTGATTTATTTTGTCTTGGTGTGCAGAACAAGATCAAAGGCTACATCTCTGAGGCTCACAAACTTCTGGTGGTCAGCAAAGCAAACCCCTTCCCTGTTCTCTCCtccattttgtaaacacatggGTTACTTTGTTATCGTTGTGCAACATCATTTTGCCATCCCTTGAATCAGTTTCATCATGACAGGGCCCCCCAAACTGTGCATCAGGTTGCATACTGTACGCATTAGGAATAGGagccaaaaaaaagagaaaaagaaccaTAGCAGAAATTCACGAAAGGTCCCCGTATATCTGCAAAGAGTAGGTCCCAGGATGCACAAAATTTACATTATCATGCGTATCATCAGTATTGTTTTCagaaaatgtttttgtgaatgGTTCAGAGAAGTTTCACAATTAGGCGGCATTACATCCACAAAAGTTAGATGGATCATCTGTAGATAAGGAATTAAGAAGAATATGAATTCTGATCCACTTAAGTTCCAGTGAGGGGGTCGAAGGAACCCTATGCATTAAGATTAACTATGTGGAGTGTCTGTGAGGAGCCCTGGTATACTTTCATTTTGGGGATTTGTGCCGATGATTGTTAGATCATGTCATGGTTTACAGATACGTATCGGCAGCTGCATTTTGCCATCCCTTAAATccatgggtgggagcccaaaatTGTTCCAAGACTGAACTTTTTttaaggccggggtccaggggccgccaaggccccggcggggtccaggggcagcgccctggtggggggtccaggggggcgaaggcccccggccgaaaacgaattttatGAATTTAAAAGGGTTTCTCTGGCCTCTCCTGAGTTTAATTCTGATAAATAAGAACCTTGTTGGAGATACAAAAagtaacaaaaactaaaaatttTAGGGACCTGGCAAGcattagaaacaacaaaaagtgcACTATCAGTCCATTTGGCATAACACAGTATGAGATGACTATCAATGAgggcgcaaaaaaaaaaaaaaaaaaaaaaaaaaaaaaaagtcaaaatttCTCTGAGACGGAAATCCGTCTGAGACGGAGGAACTCCCACCCATGCTTAAATCAGTTCCATTTGTGCATGTAATTTTATGGAATGGCGTAACCAAACCGACTGTTAGTTATTGTCATTTGTAAATTGATGTTGGCAGCcgcatcttttcttttgtcatttTATGAAGCATATGTTTGTGTTTACATTATCTGGCAATTCCTACAAATTGGGCGATGTCTGGGCGATGTCTGTGCAGTATGCAGTAGAATGGGAGCATGTATCTCCAGAGTTTGTTTCAAGGATTGAGTTATTTGTGTGTTGTGCAATTATCTATTTTACACTGCCCATtgcatctgtgtgtgcgtgcgtgagagtgagagagagagagagagagagagagagattttaagTGAAGTATGACACCAGTTGCAGGTTTTTGGTTATGTTgaaactgaaataaacaatttgaGAACGTGACAAAAGATTTTGTTTCCCATAATTTGTGAAGAATGAGATTATCATGTGAGATCCTCAATACCCTGGAACTGTCACTGTTGCCTGGAGTTTGGTCACATTCTTCGCTTATTTTCTGAAGTGATTAGTTTGTCTTGATAagtatatatgtgaccctccaccacggaatgagtcgcatgtcacctttgcatgattttcatatttttacattttcctacagagattttatgctctatccagtggtaaaaaccgttttagaaaagagcgatttATAAgctataagcctgtgactaaggtgaccctcacactgttaccaaacactccctggacttatattaagcctagcacagaaccgcgcgaggtgacaattgcgactcattttgtggtggagggtcacatatattctCAAGCTGAACATTTTCCTCTGAATGCACTGTGGGAACAGATAAGCAAACACTTTACTATCTCTCGCATTCCTCAGTTCATACACTCGcacattctctttctcttctaCTATCAGATGcatacatgtgcacacacaccaaATTTCCTCTGAATGCACCTTTGGAACACATAACACtttactttctctctcactttcctgTGTTTAATCATAATAAAGTGCAATAGATacattccggaaataactgtcacgattttatgggttgtggtagagttgcttttccttgcAAACATTGAGTCAAGCTACACGTGACGCCTCCACGCGTGGTCGCTCGTCTGTGCACTGAGGGACGCGATCTCATCCACAATGCCGATTGTCAGCTCCGATGAGCGTACTTTTGAACGAAAAGAGCGTTATAATGAGCAGAAAGCACAGATCGGAGCTAATCCTCACTGGTACGTCGGACGTTTgcatcaggcatgggaattccaaaatagaaaaaactctgaaaataggctGAGGTCCAGGGGCCGTTTAGGCCCTGGCGGGGCAATGGGGCAGAGCCCCGTGGGGGGTACCAGGGGGGCAAAGCCTCCCGGAAGGAAAACGaattttagaccaatattttgatagttctcgagaaagcaaataatggatagagagTTGATTTACCTTATTTTTGCAGCggaaattttttatttttgctgaAACGCAATTTCCTTTTCGCTGAAACGCAATTTCCTTTTCACAGAAATACGTGAtttcgcggacaattcccatgcctgttgcATGATTTGACAGACACAGATCGGTGCTGCGTGCAGTGAATGGCCTACAATGTCACATGTAGCTTGACTCGGTGTTTCCATGGAAAAGCAAGGAAAAAACAAGGGatagcaactcttccacaaccaatTAAAACTTGACATGCATTTCCAAACATGGTCTATTGggatgggaattgtccgccgtttggcggatttccgcttttttttttaattttccgccgaaaaaaatcgcatttccgcttttttttctcagcaaaaaacaaatttttgtttttattttattttttttattttaaaaaagtcggatttccgccgtttttttttaatttttgcagTAGAAATTCCTCTTTTTTCGTATTTTAGTGCGAATTATgtagtgttttacttttagtgacaacccccccccccccccccccgtcataaaaaaatatttcctcttttttccttaattttcagccgtttttacaatttttaattcccatgcctgattaaCTTTTGCATTCACAGGCAAACATTCTCTCTTTTACTGACAGAAAAACGAATCAAAAGACAACATTATGTTGACAAAAAGTAGGGTTGATTACATTTTAATGGTTTGACAAATACATGTGTGTACTTCATTTCATGAtacaactttcaaccttgcaaGAAATGAAACAGCTGATAAAAATACAACAATGGTCTTGCACAAACTGTACAACATTGATATGATACTTAATGAAATATCCTTTTACCATCCTGTTAGTGAATAATTGTTTCTGCTTCCACACACAACCCACTGGTGATAAAAATCACAGGCCTATAGTTCACTGTGTTACACGCCCCTGCAAGTTTTAATGTGAGGATGGCATCCTAATTTCAGCCCATCCTGAATTTaaattcttttcattttttgttcTCGTTgcttggtacagtggaaccccccttttaagacccccaatttcagactccctcctttttaagaccttgttttctcagactttctgtgcatagcctctgtaaatttgcctccattttaagactccaccCTTTTAAGGccggattttctcagattgttgtaTTAGTCTTAATATGGAGGTTCCACTGTGGTGGCAATGTCAATCAGAAATAAAATTtggaaatgaaaaaaacatctacATATTTCACTAGAGCACATTTGTCCCCTTTGCAAATATAGAACTGcaccaaaacaaatttcaaaAATAGTTTCACTAAAAATAGTTGTGTCACAAGATGAGATATATATGGGACTTAGTCTTCAACATGTACAATTGGAAGAAAAAGGTAGGAACAGCCTCTTATCTTCCAAAATACCTTCTGTAATGTTTTACATGTGTTCAtttcatttgttcatttcattttcattttcattactttactgtcccatcgctgggaaattcgggtcgcttcctcccagtggaaagctagcagcaacggagtcgcgctacccaggtgtctgcgtgtttaggtgtattcagccacctgcacttatggcagaatgaccaaggtcttttacgtgccgttgtgatgacacgggggtgggacatggcttccgtctctgggtctgcacataaagttgacccgtgtccgtcccggcccggattcgaaccagcgacctttcgatcacaagtccagtgctctaccaactgaacATCAGGTCTCACAGTCAAGAAGAATGTTCATTAACTTCAAAATTCAATATGAATAACATTGATGATTGACCGAAGCATGAACACAGCAACCAAACAGAAACAAGTGCACaatagcaaacacacacacacacgcgtaatTCTAACATTAATTTAGCTTTATGTATAGACTTAAAAGAGACCTCAAGAAAGATGCCTCCCCCACCTCCCCAAACACTCCTCGTCTCTCGTCACAACACTGGCAACCAAAATGGAATAGCACCAGTGAAATTAATATGAATTGGAAATTAATTTTCTTGAAACCCTTTCAAAGTACTGTTGATGTCAGTTTAAGGTGGTTTCAGCTGCGACTCCTACACCGGATTCTACCTtgtaataaatatttatatttatgtaaaattaaaaattcaacGCTCTGCACATTTTGCGGGTATCATGAAGAGACAATTTTTCACTTATTTTGGGAATGTATGATTGTTAAAACCTTCTGGATTAAATTGAATAACGTATTGCACAAAGAATGTTTACATTGTGAACATTTGACTTTTTCAAAAGGATTGATAATATTTGGAAATGATGATAATGTGAACACTgataatgttttagatttgattattcttttaggaaaatattatatttataaatgtaaacttcagggctcagttccgcttttgaatgtttttttgaaaatattaaaacaaagatattacattgaaaagaaattgaatcttatcaggaatagaaatgttgaatttttgtcagagtggttaccctatgcgaatatatgttaggttattgaccaagcaaggcgaagtgtccatttcagcttaactttttgtacagtttaaaattgtaggtttttataagattttaggcaagagtgtgtgtgtatgtgttatgtctgtctgcttcacttatcctcttacctgtctgtcaccctgttacccccctctcactctctctctctctctctctctctctctctctctttttttttatcagtattgtcGGTATGTtacatgtccgtctgtcggttaggtcctaatgttgtatgtcttgtatacttgccatttacatatttattatacatgttgaaggatgaatgaagatacattgtagacggatgcatgttatggattaaaagccccacgatgatgtgcttggcaaaaataaaaaaaaaataaagaaaaaaaaaaaaaaaaaccactggcAACCAACAACACTGGCAACCAATCAGATTACATGACAAAATCATACACaacacgagaaaaaaaaagtggcaAAAAATTGTCAATTCCTGTTTGTAGTAAACGCAGTGTAAATTTCTCTTGGAAAAGCAAACAGCACATAAAGCACCAATAAAAATATCGTGTTTTGTTAACTGAATTGTAAATTCTTTTTCCCTACAGGCTCACAAAAACTCACAATCCACTCAACGCAACACAAACTGAGTGTGTTACACACGTCAATCCTCATGGCTATCTTAAAAAATGTATTTACAATAATGAGGTATAGAATTCTAACATATATTGCTCTTGATGCTAACCTGGTGCATATAATTAAAGAATATGTTAAATGAATTAACTATTTTATACACGTGAGTAAATTGTTTTGTGCAATTATGCATTTGTTTCAACAGACGGCCTCAACATCATAATGACATCCACACACTAGCCCTCTGtctctgtaataaagttttttTAAGTTTGAgttcgatctctctctctctctctctatcacccaCATACATGAACACACAGCGGGTTATTACAATCAAACACCCTCACTTACATataaattaaagaaaacatacaaatacatgtacaaacatTTACTCTCATACACAATCACTTGctcaaaattcagaaaaaatatttacacacacacacctatatctacacacacactttatgaAACAGTACCATAAGTATCTGTCACCCCTGTAGTTGTAAGTGCTCTAAATAATAATTTGATAAATAAACATCTAGGTCAGTTAGTAACATGATAAATACATTTCTAGACAGATTAACCctacatttattttttttttaaaaagcgcTAAGAGCACCTATGGACTTATAACTTTTCTAGCACGAAGCATATGGTTTGACATCTAAAACTACATATCAACATACTCTGTTTTACTTAGTTATGAAGGCAAATAAGAAGCATATGGTTTGACATCTAAAACTACATATCAACATACTCTGTTTTACTTAGTTATGAAGGCAAATAAGAAGCATATGGTTTGACATCTAAAACTACATATCAACATACTCTGTTTTACTTAGTTATGAAGGCAAATAAGAAGCAGATTATACCTGTTAACCCTATGCAGTTAATTACATCCCTTCTCCAGTTTATGGCTTGAAATGAAAGTAAATAAAGGTTATATCATTATCACTTCTGACATTTGTTATCTGATAAAAAAAcctaaaaactgaaaaaaacaatgtattgaacagaaaaaaaaagtaaatcatCGCACGACTCATTGAAAATTGTTGTCTGAAAACTGTTGAAACAACAGACATGTTGTCCAAATCCTTATTCACATTTTCTGATAAAGATATGGGTTTTAATTTTCTTGGTCAAATCTAATTCACCAAACTGTTTATAAAAATAACATGTCACAGAATTCAGACACCACATAAATGGAtcacaaaacttttttttggtcaaaaatcTAATTCACCAAAAATTTGTTCACAAAATTAACACGTCACAGATTTCAGACACCACACAATGGATCGCAAAACATTGATGATGTATTTATCAATGTAAAGAAAAACACAGAGTCAATCAGAAGAAGGAGCATTTAATTCGTCagaacattgtgaaaaaaaaaaagagtctgACAGTGTGATCGATGGCTAGAGCAGAGACTGTTCAATCATGATGCTGTCGAAGCCGTCGGGCGGCTGGTGGTAAAACTTGTCAAACTGGACGTCCAACACAGCCCCGTTGTCCACTGTAAGAAACAAAAGcaagacctgattttatcagaaagaaacaaaagcaagacctgattttatcaGACATCTCACTGCCTCAAAATGAAGTATTCCCAGAAGTGAAGTATTCTGAAGTGCCTCAAAATGAAGCATTCTacaaatttcccagcaatggggtAGGAAAGTAAATGTTCATTTAGGAAAGTAAATGTTCCAGCTAGCGtacagggctgaggtgcacgagaaagttgcCACCCAAAcaggagccacccgcagtgtttgttttatttgcttgacgcccagccgaccacgaagggccatatcagggcggtgctgctttgacatttaacgtgcgccacacacaagacagaagtcgcagcacaggcttcatgtctcacccagtcacattattctgacaccggaccaaccagtcctagcactaaccccataatgccagacgccaggcggagcagccactagattgccaatttttaaagtcttaggtatgacccggccggggttcgaacccacgacctcccgatcacggggcggacgccttaccactaggccaaccgtgacCCGCAGTGTTTGTTTGGTTGAAACTAAGATGTGTTGTAATATCAACAAATCAGAACCCGTGGTTTAATTGTTCTCTcctgtttgggtggcacccacttttggttcATGCACCTCGGCCCTCTCAGTCAAGGGTTGAAATACAGGCCGGGCcgggtcaactttatgagcAGACTCAGAAACGGTATCCAAGACCCATCCCTCATTCACCACAGTGGTACGTAAAATACCTCAGTCATTCTGACATAAATGCAGGAGATTACACAGGGACGTCAAAGCAAGGATTGGGAAAGCAAGGGGATTGTCATGCTAAAGAAGATCTGGGGTTCCAAGGAGATTAGCCAAAGGACGAAGCTTCGGATCTTCAATTCAAACGTCAAATCTGTTCTTCTCTATGGGTGTGAGACATGGAGGACAACAGAGACCATGCTGGGAAAGATCCAAATCTTTGTCAACACCTGCTTGAGGCGCATCCTAAACatcagatggacggacagaatCCGAAATGAAGACCTTTGGCAGAGAGCTGACCAGAAACCAGCGGCGCAGCAAATTCTCCGGAGGAAATGGGGCTGGATAGGGCACACCCTGAGAAAGCCAGCATCCAGTATCACGAGGCAAGCCCTGAAGTGGAATCCACaagggaaaaggaagagaggccggccgcgcaacagttggaggcgagacactgaagcagagatcaacaggcaggggaagacctggagccagatcgaaagggcagcccaggaccgtgtcggatggagaattgtcgtcgatggcctatgctcccccgggggttcataatggcctaagtaagtaagtacacGTAACTCTAgctagctttccactaggaGGAAGCAATTCGAATTTTTTAGCAATGGGGTAGGAAAGTAAATAAAATGGACtaaacatttttaaaaatgcAGTGAAAAGAGGCCACGAACGTACCGTAGAAAGCAGGAAAGACGGTTCCCTTGATGCCCATGAAGGGCGTGGAGAGGGGCGCGCCGTTGAGGAAGAAGTTCATCTCTATGTGATCATAACTCACTCCCTGCACACACAATAACATTGTCTTGGGTCTTCCACTTCCCACTGTGCATAAAAATTGATGCACGCTCTGTCTCAtggtccccctccccccccctctttctctcaaaCTTAAATTGTCTGCACAATTCAACTTCTCACAGTGCATGCAAAAAAGAGATTCAGTCCTTCTGTCTcatgcgcccccccccccccccctctctctctctctctcaaaacaaaATCGTCTTCACTATTACACTTCCCACTGTGCATAAAAATAGATGCACACTCTGTCTCGTGCCCcacgccccctctctctctcttaaaacaaAATTGTCTTCACTGTTGAATTCAACTTCACACTGTGCATAGAAATagatgcactctctctctcaaaacaaaATTGTCTTCACTATTACACTTCACACAGAAATAgatgcacactctctctcaaaaCAAATTTGTCTTCACAATTCAACTTCCCACTGTGCATACAAATAGATGTACGCTCTGTCCCACCCCTCAAAACAAAATTGTCTTCACTATTACACTTCCCACTGTGCATTAAAATAGATGTACGCTCTGTCCcatggcccccccccccccccccccttctcgcTCTCTCAAAACGAAATTGTCTTCACTATTGAATTCAACTTCACACTTTGAATAGAATGTAATAGATGTACGCTCTCTCTCatagtccctctctctctctctctcaaaactgAGTTGTCTTCACTATTCAACTTCCAACTGTATATAAAAATAGATGTacactctccctctcactccaCCCCTTTCTCGCTCCCAAGACACACACAGCGACACTCGACTTTCTCTCACCCCAATCTCATTTCCCACACGCCCTGACAAACGCACAAACTCTGTTAATCTTCAGGCGTGGGAACAGGAAATCATCAAAAAGGAGGAAAATAATGCGGGGGCCGCTATAGGCTTTTTGGCATTTTGGCTATGCAGCACTGAGTGAGtgagcgcaaccactaccgcgctaaacaggctcgttaatttcactgccttttgcacgagcggcggactacggtcattgtgaaaaaatgcagtgcgttcagtttcattctgtgagttccacagcttgactaaatgtagtaattttgccttacgcgacttgtttttcttacatttgttgaggtcttaaaagggggattccccTTTATCTGTAATCACACTCACCATGACGTCCCCTTCTTGCGGCACATCTGTCAGTTTCCCTTTCTGTTCTCCGTTGTGATACATTGTGCCGTCTTGTCGCAACACCCAAGAGTCTGTGTCTGCGCCCAGCGGGACTTTGTTGATTCCACACTTCCGCGTCCCTAAACCCACACCCCATACTCCTGCACAAAAACTTTTAACTTGAGTGCATAAATATAATTTTACTCATGCAGGcatgcacagacacagaaacactctcatgcacaaacacacatgcattgcacaaacacacacacacacactcacttttttttcccttgtttttttttataaagaatTTTTGTAC from Littorina saxatilis isolate snail1 linkage group LG13, US_GU_Lsax_2.0, whole genome shotgun sequence encodes:
- the LOC138945781 gene encoding SPRY domain-containing protein 7-like; this encodes MASYVFCFRCCRDGTFGPGHVPLKEVPVVRLDTQHVGNDVVIVKNGRRICGTGAALANAPIAQNKAYFEIKIQCTGVWGVGLGTRKCGINKVPLGADTDSWVLRQDGTMYHNGEQKGKLTDVPQEGDVMGVSYDHIEMNFFLNGAPLSTPFMGIKGTVFPAFYVDNGAVLDVQFDKFYHQPPDGFDSIMIEQSLL